The following nucleotide sequence is from Salvia miltiorrhiza cultivar Shanhuang (shh) chromosome 7, IMPLAD_Smil_shh, whole genome shotgun sequence.
CCACTTACCATTAACTATATCTAATGTATGTATTGACTACAAGATTTGTTTGGTTAacatcaaaaatattttatgagaAGTCAGAATATATAggcaaattattattattattattattattattattattattattattattattattatttggtgATTTTTGaacatataattattaatttgttggtgaaaatgaatattttggtGGTGCATGCGGCTTACATCATGTGCGTAGGTGGAGCATGCATCAGACAGTAATTCAATCAGAATTCGAATTGTTTAATATCAGACGGCTGGAATTTATTCGATATGATGATTATAATTATTATGATATTGGATTCTTGAAAAATAGAATCGTGATTGGGTGAAGTGCATCTCACTCGATTTCGGGATTTGCATCCCATTAATTCCCCTATTGACTCTTTTGTTTTAATGgagttataattaatatttatttattttgaaaatgtCTATAGATTTGAAACTGATATAGTAACTTATATGAATTGTTAATGACATTATGACAGCCTAtagccataaaataaaataaaatataaatatgtgCTTACAttgatataatattattttatacacattgtaagttttttttttttgcatttttttattaaaaaaataaaaaattatattatatattttttttaaaaaatagctacaatgtgtaaaaaaataaaattaactaaatcctatttttattttaaacatacaaattaaatacatgaattatatatatatatatatagggagaggttcaaataagaaccactaaataaaattagaacatagaaccattttaaaccattcgatcatcaagatttacggtggatgcatcatcttggtggatgaatgcagatcctgggttcaaatcctgaagggagcaaaaaatttattattttcggatgcattaaatttaatagcgaatgcattaatttatatattagatgcattgattttaatggttcttatgttttCACGATAAGTgtgttctcactataaccgcaccctatatatatatatatatatatatttttttttttttctttatcataTTATGGCTAGCCGTCATATATGATATATCCAAACAACTTTTGCCAAATATTAATTTCTCTTTCTAATCAGTTTCATAAATCCAATATTTTTCGGCTCCTCCAACGTTGTTTGTTTTAACTTTCAGTGTCACAATATATAATGAGCTTaatcaggggcggagccaggattttttttggggggggctgaactgttGCCGCCcccgaaatttttttttgggggcattcaatacattttagacattttttactaaaatacaaatataatcataataataacaacatttttatagataatatagttcaaaacatttactaaatttttttttggagcattcaatacattttagacatttttttactaaaatacaaatataataataataataacaacattttcatttataatatagttcaaaacatttgctaaatttttttttgggggcattcaatacattttagacattttttactaaaatacaaatataataataataataataacaacattttcatagataatatagttcaaaacatttactaaaaatttttttgggggcattcaatacatttagacattttttactaaaatacaaatataataataataataataacaacattttcatagataatatagttcaacatttactaaaaaaattttgggggcattcaatacattttagacattttttactaaaatacaaatataataataataataacaacatttttagacatattataattttttttttcaaaatttgggggggctctagccccccctggctccgcccctgagCTTAATTTTGATGAGATTCTCGAAATTGGTGATTACTGCAGAAAATGAGGAATATTTAACGTCAAAGAAAGTAAGTAATTAAGAAATAGGATTGATTAGTAGGTGATCAGCACGATTAAACCTTCTAGAGATAAAGtgtttaataaattaatacaataatGCAAAATTGTATTCTCGTATCTTGGAGTTGGGACTAACGTCTTCGTGGGTCTGCAAAATGACAACATGAAATTACTCTTCACTgtcatattttatttattaattaatttattaattttaaatatattttttatccaGCTGGCAAATTTGCACTGACTACTAGAAgcatgaattttgaattttgtggACTCtcgaatttttaattaaaaaagtcttaaaataaattaatgagaGTATATATGGCTCAAAAGTATGTACTAAAATTAAGCTGTTGGAAATAATATTGAGCCCATCCATTTGTTTCTAGAAATAGAAACAATTCAACGTTAACCTTTGAAAATGAGTTGATCATGCAAGAAATGAAAAGATATAATCGAATAAATATTTTCTACATGCAACTGgtcattatattaataattaaaacctCATTGTGGTACCGAATAAAATAGATCCGAAACAATTATAAACTCACAACTTGAGCAAAAAGTGACAAGAAAAAGAGAATAAgccaaaaatatattaataagttATTATGAACGattagacatatatatatatatatatatatatatatatatatatatatatattgatgtgacgaaatatgaaataaaaatccaTTTTTCATATAATTGATTTAACTTCATTTATTGATTCATTAGTTTCTAATTAAACAAAAGTATTGAGAAAGGATAAGGGGCAATGTCCAAGTTGGGTTAGGCATTGAAAACTGCAGCAAGAAAACTATTAGTAGTATTATAATTTACAATTGAAAATCCTCTCCAAttaagatattattattattataagtgaAAAGCTACTTTTGATTGAAGAGCACTCTTTTTCGCAATTAAACTAAGCATTAGGTTAGAAATTtgtcttgaaaaaaaaatcttcaacaCTAAAAAGCTACTGAATTAGTATTGGACAGAGAGTTTGCTTAGTggtattaatataaattattttttgtgagagatAAGAATCCAATTAATTGTATTATGAAGCTCAAGTTGTTTGTGAACATAAGATAAGTCATTTGTTTGGTTAAGGGTAGTGGGGTTAAGTGCAATAGTGGGATTGAAATATTGCTATCCTTATCATACTCTAAAACTAAACAAATTTTGTATAATTGTGTCAAATAATGTGTTTATGCAATTGGAGGAAATAAACACAAATTGACTCTTCAATCAATTTGTGTGATGTAGACTGTGGGAGACTTATTTCCCCCATAAAATACGTTTGAACAAAAGCAACAAAAACATACTTCTATTGGAATATTTTGTCACTTCTTAGTGGACGTAAATCAACTGGCATTTCCATACGATTTTCTCTGTTCGGATTAGTTTGTTCACTTATATATGCTATTAGGGTTTTCAATCGCGCCAACCCACTCAATTTCAAGCCAGCTCTATCGAAATCGGACTATTTTGTTTTCGCCAATTGAAATCGGGTTAAAATATTTCGACCATAACTCTCATTTATTTTCAGTCTATTTCGGTCAGTCCTTTAGTTTTGGGCTATTTGACGTTCCCAGATGCTATATATGGAGCTAACATATTAAAAGAATTGGGCTTCAATTAGTTCGAAATGGGCCGAAATTTGATCCAAAGTCATATTAGCTCATGAAACTGGGCTGATTCACCTTTGTATAAACTTAACAAACCTTGAGCCCAGAGATGAAGTAAAAGTCCACACAATAAAGAACCTAACTACTGAATTAAAATGGGGTTACCGTATTAGCCTATAGCAGAGTTGTTAAATGTTTGAGACCAAATATTTCAAATTCGAGTTTTCAACTCGTAGGTGTTTGGTTTGGTGGTGGGATAGATAAGGTTAATAGAATTACAAGAGTGAATAAATAATTCACCCAACTTTTTGGGGTGATAAACAACCATTCATTTGGGTCATTAGATACAAGCCGAGTTATCAATCACGAgctcaatcatgcaaaccaaacacttgaattattttatcaatcatgttttatcactcaaaccaaacggCTTcgtaaagaataaagatggtcAGATAAAATTCGAAAGGCCAATCATCTGTGGATAATTAGCTATCAAATTCCATGATGACAGATAATTGATAAACTAAGGTCAAGTTGGGCAAATATCCAAAGAAAAATGTCACATTGTGTGGTAAATTCCAATTCTTTTTTGATTTGCATTGAATATATCGCATGATAAATCTTTCGACAAAATGCATGCAGCCAAATGGAGATATTATCAAGGCTCTCCACATTAAGCCCCAAGAGAATATTCCAAAACACAGAAATAAACCTCAGCAAAAACAAACATTTATACTAAAAAACAGTCTCATGTCCATGACCTCCTACATTGTAACTCTTTCAGCAGGAGTATCTACAGATATATTCATTGTAACTGAAAAGGATGTTtattaacatattaattaacaaatctcatatatattttctgaaatgatatatatatatatatatatatatatatatatatatatgtattaaacTATTAATGTCATCAAACAAGTTTACAAAGATGGAGAGATACAATTACTGGATTATAGGATTCCATGCACAGCAGAATCCCCCACAGATGCTAAtcatctctctttttctcaAAGTCATGCAGTTGGAATTAAACCACATAAAATACATTGGAATATCATGAAAACTGAAAGAAATTATGTAATCTACTACTGTATGGTGACATATATCAAAATTTTTAGAAAGGAGCATAAGTGTACCCGGCAGGTGGGACTCCCGATCCGTTTACTGGTGGCATTCCATAAGGCATCTTGGGCTGCATACCCGGACCATAATACCCGGCCGTGCCAATCTTAGCGAAACTGGTTTGGCCTTGCATGCCTTCTCTGGAGTATTGTTGCCATACCATCTGCTCCTGCGTGAGCAGACCCTGCTTCTTCTCCATATCAGCCATCTGCACGTACGCAGGGGGTTGAATACTCAATGATGCAGCAAACGGGTCTTGTCCAAATGTCTGGACCGTTCCATCAGGTGCGGGGAGTGCTAGTACGGGAGTTTTGCTTGTCCCAGAACCGGGCAATGCTACGCTGCTGGCACTGCCACCACTCATCTTGGTAGTGCTTGTATGATGTTGAACCATCCCCTGATCATACATGCCATCCAAGAGTAATGAATCCATTCCACCACCCATTGCAGCCTTTTGATTGGACAAATGGCTAGCGGACTCGACCAGAGCCAGCTCCCAATCAGCCTTCCCGGCCTCAGCAGCTGGATTCTGCCACGCAGAACTCATCTCTGCCTCTCCATTCGATGGGAAAGCCTCCCACGAGCCATTCCCGTTGTTTGCAACAGGTCCAGCAAACAATGCCAGTGCTAGCTTGTTGCCTTGATCATCTGCAGTCACTTCCCTCAAATCTACCAAATCTGCAGCCGCCTGAACTGCAGGCTTAGGAGGCTCGGGCTCAGCTGGCACTGGGGGGGTTATGTTCTCAGGAGGTGGCAGTGCTTTAACCTCATTCATATCCTGCACTTGCTCCTCCTGTGGCTTTGCCTGACTCTCAACCTTCCTCTCAGGACTCTTCACTGCCTTTGCCCTATCCCTCACAAACTCGTCCAAAGTCTCGAGTAATTTGTCAGTTATTTTTTGCACTTCTGGATACTCTGAGGATCGTGCCACACCAATATCCTTGCACCAGTTATAGAATCCAATCAGTTCGTCAATCTGCTTTGCAGAGCTCGCGTATGCATCAAAGGCCTTTATACAATCTTGATGCTCCATATCAAAGAACTTATCCAGAAGCACTGCCAAAACCTCACACACATCAGCATACAGCTTGAAACTCTCCTTCACTATGGCGTACAGAGCCACCAAAATCATTCGCTCGTTCTTTGCCAATCCCGTGGGACGACAAGCCAAAAACCGATCCAACAGCCTCTGCATATGGCCCATCTTCCCAAAAATCTTCTCCAGTGCCATTTCCCTCAATGGAGTAGCATCTTTCTTGTCATTTGTCGACTCTATTACATCACCCGATGACCTTGATCTGCGCATTCCATTATTTGGCTCATCACGGTATCCATTGACATCATGATCATAACCCCTGTTTGATCCAGGAGGAGAACGATAACCAGGTCTATCATCCCTACCATAATCATAATCACGGCCCCTGCTGCTCGATTCAGGAGGCGAACGATAATTAGATCTGCCATCTCGACCCCCAAATCTGTCGACCTCACCTCCCTTCCCACCCTGCTTCCGCTCATAAGCCATCAACTCAAGCTTCTGATCCAAGTAGAGAGCATACGTCCTAACAAAAGCCGAATGATCCCATGAATTCGAATGAGCCTCGTCGCGAAAATCCGACAAATTCAACAGCCTCGTTCCCCTCCTAGTAGCATACATCAGCTCCTGCTGGAAAACAACATCCCCCTCATTGAGCAAACGGTGAATGAGCACCAAACACTTGAGGGCAACAATCCAATCACGTGTCTTCCCCAATCTCTTCGACACTAAGACAACACAAGCGCTCACGTATCCATGAGAATACGTCGTCAATTGCAGTATTTCCCTTATATACTTCTCGGACGCGGGGTCGTTGTCGTGGCCAGTCGCCTTGACGACGGCGACCTCCAGCTCCGGCGCCAAATTGCTAGCAACTTTAGCGATTCCGATGCTCGTCTGATCCTTCACCGCCCCGATCGCCTTCCGCAGCGTGCTTGGAGCCATGGATTCAATTCGATCCCCCCTAGATAACTACACAACTAATTCCAGAAACCAAATCACTCGTTGTTTGCGCACCGTTGTCCAATTTTTCACATCATCTAAACTAATTCCAAACACAAATCATCTCAAACAAACTAATTCTAATGAAAGAAATGCTACTTCAAAAACAGTCAAACGAACAAAACAGAAATGAAGCAGTAATGGATTTATTTACCTGAACAAAGCAAGCACTTCGATCCGCGCAGAAGCAATGCGATACGATATGAATGCACCGACAGATCTAGAAAAAATTACTATAGGAAGTTGGAATTCGATTTGACGGGAAAATTCCTCTCTCTAATAACTAGATACGCGCTGCGAggtttggagagagagagagaagggtaaaGTTGAAGTAAACGATGGTAAACAACAATGTTACACGAGGAAATTTGGAAGATTGTGAGCCGTCTGATTTGATCAAAAAGGCCCAATTTCACAAAGTTTTCCTTGTGTTTTTTCTTGTTTGGACATAAATAAAACTACACAACAGAGTGAGTGGAGTCTGACTCAATTCTACTTGACTTAAAAAATTctgtcaaataaaaaaattataaaaatataatttcatattctgTGTGACTTTCTATATAGTAGTATATGAAATTTGAGTGCATGactatagtattttttttttgggcaagcAAGACTACTTTACAACTGTCACGCGCAATTTATTTTTTGAGCAAAGTCAAAGTGGTATATTTCGGGCCGTGCTATAAATTCAGCCCAAAACCTTTGATAGCGATTTTTGGGCCGATTATACTTtatattttgtaaatgaatTTGGATATAGTTTTTCGGTTAGAGTGAAAATGTCACAATATTGTGAGTTCGGATACTCTATTGTATGATTGTGTAATATTTtttggtttatttataaatgagtGATGCGTGTCAATGGAAAGAATTTgtatttatgaaaataattaataagaatTTCCGTAAGCAACTGATTCAAATAAATTCATCATTAGATAGCAATACTTGTTAATCTATCAGATTCACTTAAAGCAACTGATTCAAATAAATTCAGAATGGCAGGTAACAAACAAGCTTgaacataaaaaaatttaaaagactCCAGTCCAGATTGCTAAAAAGTGAAGTAAAACAAGGGGCTGAAGTATCCCCTAGTAAAGAAGCAACACAATGAGAATAAAAGCAATTCACAGAGTTAGTAACTAATGCCTCTAGGGGGCGTTTAGTTTTGACAATTAGcctagatagataaaaatagaatatgatagattgaaactttggaTATCCCTCCATACTTTCTATCATTTGAGGATAAAAATGCAATCATGTATCTTATCAATAAGGAAAAGGAAACACCACCCTAGTCTATGCGAGAAACTaactaaataataaaattgactATGTTCTTGAGGAAGGAGCTCTTTTCCGGTTAGTGTACCACTCGGTGACTTGGTCAAAACTTGGTTTCGAACACAACCAATGATAAAGTACTTGTTGCAGCATATGATGAGTAGGAATAGCAGTCACCCAGTTTCCTACCTAATCAAATTGTTCGAGCTTTGGATCGGCTGGATTTATCTGAAACTCATGCATATGAAAATAACAAgattcgtgccgaaaagaagtgactcaagattcgcaGAACGGAGATTCGCAGAACGGGGGAGTATTAGATTTTGGGAATGACTCGAGATAAAGCAACCAACAACACACACATATACGTTTGGTATGTGTTTCTTACTTCTACTCATTTTGTAATAACAAGAACAAAATGAATATTTAAAGACTTTTTCTTTTCAAAGGTGCTTGACTAGTTAAGGagataactttttttttactatgagtgtgttctctttggttgtaaatttatcatgggaaaatgaaggataaacaaaatttcatcatttaaatcttttctttcttttcccacatattctacttgacccttacccattcctcatttacactacaaagaagggataatattatccctccaaaaatggtgtgataatattatccttcctttgt
It contains:
- the LOC130995263 gene encoding probable clathrin assembly protein At4g32285; the protein is MAPSTLRKAIGAVKDQTSIGIAKVASNLAPELEVAVVKATGHDNDPASEKYIREILQLTTYSHGYVSACVVLVSKRLGKTRDWIVALKCLVLIHRLLNEGDVVFQQELMYATRRGTRLLNLSDFRDEAHSNSWDHSAFVRTYALYLDQKLELMAYERKQGGKGGEVDRFGGRDGRSNYRSPPESSSRGRDYDYGRDDRPGYRSPPGSNRGYDHDVNGYRDEPNNGMRRSRSSGDVIESTNDKKDATPLREMALEKIFGKMGHMQRLLDRFLACRPTGLAKNERMILVALYAIVKESFKLYADVCEVLAVLLDKFFDMEHQDCIKAFDAYASSAKQIDELIGFYNWCKDIGVARSSEYPEVQKITDKLLETLDEFVRDRAKAVKSPERKVESQAKPQEEQVQDMNEVKALPPPENITPPVPAEPEPPKPAVQAAADLVDLREVTADDQGNKLALALFAGPVANNGNGSWEAFPSNGEAEMSSAWQNPAAEAGKADWELALVESASHLSNQKAAMGGGMDSLLLDGMYDQGMVQHHTSTTKMSGGSASSVALPGSGTSKTPVLALPAPDGTVQTFGQDPFAASLSIQPPAYVQMADMEKKQGLLTQEQMVWQQYSREGMQGQTSFAKIGTAGYYGPGMQPKMPYGMPPVNGSGVPPAGYTYAPF